A stretch of Candidatus Dormiibacterota bacterium DNA encodes these proteins:
- the pfp gene encoding diphosphate--fructose-6-phosphate 1-phosphotransferase: MKETLAILVGGGPAPGINGVIASATIEALNSGLRVIGIYDGYRDLASGEAPRTIELEIDDVARIHTHGGSILRTSRTNPAKDERTLATCIASIESLDVRYLIAIGGDDTTYGAAKIAAATVGRLGIATVPKTIDSDLPLPDNAPTFGYETARSVGAEIIESLIEDARTTSRWYIVVTMGRKSGALALGMCKAAGATLAVIPEEFSGPELDLELVIDTIVGAIVKRRADGYEHGVAVVAEGIVERVSAATLRALEHATRDAYGHVRLADIPLGSLLRDGVRKRLEELGLQTTVLTKDIGYELRCAKPVAFDVDYTRTLGYGAVRYLLDGHSGALIALRGGRVEPVMLDALLDPATGRIRTRLVDITTEAYTVARDYMVRLEPDDLRSPQLERIAAQTNLAPAAFRERFARAGSGYM, from the coding sequence ATGAAAGAGACTCTGGCGATTCTCGTGGGCGGCGGCCCGGCGCCCGGCATCAACGGCGTCATCGCTTCGGCGACGATCGAAGCTCTCAACAGCGGCCTGCGCGTGATCGGCATCTACGACGGCTACCGCGATCTGGCAAGCGGCGAGGCGCCACGAACGATCGAGCTTGAGATCGACGACGTCGCGCGGATCCACACGCACGGCGGATCGATTCTGCGCACGTCGCGAACGAATCCGGCCAAGGACGAGCGCACGCTCGCGACGTGCATCGCATCGATCGAGTCTCTGGACGTTCGCTATCTGATCGCGATCGGAGGCGACGACACCACCTACGGTGCCGCGAAAATTGCGGCGGCAACCGTCGGGCGCCTCGGGATCGCAACCGTTCCGAAAACCATCGATAGCGATCTTCCCCTACCCGATAACGCTCCGACCTTTGGTTACGAGACGGCGCGATCGGTCGGTGCCGAGATTATCGAAAGCCTGATCGAAGACGCGCGCACGACGTCGCGATGGTATATCGTCGTGACGATGGGGCGCAAATCCGGCGCGTTGGCGCTAGGAATGTGCAAGGCGGCAGGCGCGACCCTGGCCGTCATTCCCGAAGAGTTCTCCGGGCCCGAACTCGATCTCGAACTGGTGATCGATACGATCGTCGGCGCGATCGTCAAGCGTCGAGCCGACGGCTACGAACACGGCGTCGCCGTCGTCGCCGAGGGCATCGTCGAGCGCGTTTCGGCCGCCACGCTTCGCGCGCTCGAGCACGCCACTCGCGACGCCTACGGACACGTTCGCCTGGCGGATATTCCCCTGGGTTCGCTGCTACGCGACGGCGTTCGCAAGCGATTGGAGGAGCTTGGTTTGCAAACGACCGTGCTGACGAAAGACATCGGATACGAACTGCGCTGCGCGAAACCGGTCGCCTTCGACGTCGACTACACGCGCACGCTCGGCTACGGCGCCGTGCGCTATCTGCTCGACGGCCATAGCGGTGCGTTGATCGCCTTGCGCGGCGGCCGCGTGGAGCCGGTGATGCTCGACGCGCTGCTGGATCCCGCGACCGGCCGCATCCGCACCCGGCTCGTCGATATCACGACCGAGGCCTACACCGTGGCGCGCGATTACATGGTGCGGCTCGAGCCGGACGATCTCCGATCGCCGCAACTCGAACGGATCGCCGCGCAGACCAACCTGGCACCCGCCGCTTTTCGAGAACGCTTTGCGCGGGCAGGTTCAGGGTACATGTAG